One stretch of Eupeodes corollae chromosome 2, idEupCoro1.1, whole genome shotgun sequence DNA includes these proteins:
- the LOC129946552 gene encoding uncharacterized protein LOC129946552 isoform X1, with amino-acid sequence MGAETVFEMKKTSPSDIAKMDSLKIPKGGSSKPPSGSVPITVRFNAGEESLDDIFQSFHNSASGGGGVGGGGGGGGAGDSLSSSPQQQNPDEVNSRNNFLQGNFFNRKRSGSIEGPNSSAASVINTLSSSESNSVGTWKLIKGKVSQAMEDIKSSKSTNQLLGKVDDPDSDQENATINSSISDELSLEAFKCDSDSDIEPDILLEGDVERSRIHRSIAHIKSKVKSRTQAAPIPGNKTSLTINSSNSGSASSVGSIKKDPSPSRGTTPAPSAGQSLRSTFLRKRKKPVVEGAEAAVAATATPSAPTPIVEKKGIIAGKKDVEIESGVEMLEDMVPPVVPSGSSTKPTTTADTDKSDEKPSSSELSSDSVAKSGERKMSATSISPDGTEGAEKLLDENRSSALDVTKSEPHLNVIYVCFKSIPFLSFLTLLIVLCIPSIPDFARGVFSCLLVIVIFSSVFDYAQQLIVSRVCVHGPEKTKFEIPDFKKMPICEIPAVEEHKTVKTYTGWMNEIHSYDPGNYHVSMTKSVYVKLDGSMLRISNTTAHVSKRQMWNEPPIDRKTITFTRHRTFNLLGCRIEMLPRGLARKRYFSRKYPMQLIIKNTDGQSSEETFTFVNNKEEKPLKRPSSSKSLDEKLLDSKSNKNTDSKDSSLAPSGMVHQNSIESIDDRSERNGQTEPESDLDFAATVLNADLQGLQENVPDVELTEVTVPCGDETRILLFARGDREKEDWYRRFVAASVGDINDQDLHLPNVVMVSESDIKAAAKAASQLPETAKNKEDPSVADETNACENFIKAEKLNNSDKPKKRNSAPTDKAESTDAESTDWEKIPNESPGSCGDETYEGLLISTCAARNPIEYIRFMARYQNACNQTRIPIFKAPNLKKQKTPIKNRREKRQEDELWKGIDQSLFLGPCGSVVWANVLVGRVLFSCLNDPILLSKIQDFLQKKLSSIKLPGFMEDVSITQIFLGDTPPLIHRVSQPVIDERGTWIDADLTYEGLMHMTITTKLNLLRLKRQHTKVVVSDPMGSSPINGIPSMGSSPPPTLSETDLAVSNTDQLIDEVLTNCAIYDSDAESSGASSSETGSPTVGSLENASSDTQFFNSSPGNAKRLFKIVDRIAASNLFQYATELSYVQKAMENMSTNITLRVDLKGLVGRVTINIPPPPSDRIWMSFRGPPRLWISATPTVGDHTFDWSVITKVIESKLCDEVNKYLVYPNMIDVIVPFLGQSTYKE; translated from the exons GGCAGAAactgtttttgaaatgaaaaagacTTCACCAAGTGACATTGCAAAAATGGATTCACTTAAAATTCCAAAAG GAGGCTCAAGTAAACCACCGTCTGGTAGTGTCCCAATCACAGTACGATTCAATGCTGGCGAGGAAAGCCTCGATGACATATTTCAATCGTTTCACAACAGTGCCAGTGGTGGCGGTGGCGTTGGCGGCGGTGGAGGCGGAGGTGGTGCTGGGGATTCCCTATCAAGCAGCCCCCAACAACAGAAC CCAGATGAAGTCAACTCACGAAATAACTTCCTCCAAGGAAACTTCTTCAATCGCAAAAG ATCTGGTAGTATAGAAGGACCAAACAGTTCAGCGGCAAGTGTAATAAACACTCTATCATCAAGCGAATCAAATTCGGTGGGGACatggaaattaataaaaggaaAAGTCTCACAAGCTAtggaagacataaaatcatccaAAAGCACTAATCAACTTCTAGGAAAAG TTGACGATCCAGATTCAGATCAAGAAAATGCCACAATCAACAGTTCCATAAGTGATGAACTATCATTGGAAGCTTTTAAGTGTGATTCAGATTCTGATATCGAACCGGATATTCTACTCGAAGGTGATGTTGAACGATCTCGTATACATCGTTCCATCGCTCACATAAAATCCAAAGTTAAATCTCGAACCCAAGCAGCTCCCATTCCCGGAAATAAGACTTCACTAACAATAAACAGCAGTAATAGTGGCAGTGCTAGCAGCGTCGGTAGTATCAAAAAAGATCCCAGTCCCAGTCGTGGAACTACTCCGGCACCGTCTGCCGGTCAATCCCTTCGAAGTACATTCTTAAGAAAACGAAAGAAGCCTGTAGTTGAGGGTGCCGAAGCAGCAGTAGCTGCAACTGCCACACCATCAGCCCCAACACCCATTGTTGAAAAAAAGGGTATCATTGCAGGCAAGAAAGATGTTGAAATTGAATCTGGGGTAGAAATGTTAGAGGATATGGTTCCTCCAGTTGTTCCATCAGGCTCTTCCACCAAGCCAACTACTACAGCTGACACAGACAAATCGGATGAGAAACCCTCCTCCAGTGAACTTTCAAGCGATAGCGTTGCCAAGTCTGGAGAACGTAAAATGAGTGCTACATCAATATCTCCTGATGGAACAGAGGGTGCAGAAAAGCTTTTAGATGAAAACCGCTCGTCAGCATTAGATGTGACGAAGTCAGAGCCCCACCTAAATGTTATTTACGTTTGCTTCAAAAGCATTCCATTTTTGTCGTTTTTAACACTTCTAATTGTTCTTTGCATTCCATCGATTCCTGACTTTGCTCGTGGTGTCTTTTCGTGTCTCTTAGTAATTGTAATATTTAGTTCAGTTTTTGACTACGCTCAGCAACTTATTGTATCCCGTGTCTGTGTACACGGACCGGAAAAgactaaatttgaaattcctgACTTCAAGAAAATGCCAATATGTGAAATTCCTGCCGTGGAAGAGCACAAGACTGTCAAAACCTACACCGGATGGATGAATGAGATTCATAGCTATGATCCGGGTAATTATCATGTCTCCATGACTAAATCGGTTTATGTTAAGCTTGATG GATCCATGCTAAGAATTTCAAATACAACAGCACACGTTTCAAAGCGGCAAATGTGGAATGAGCCGCCTATTGATAGAAAGACCATAACATTTACCCGCCATCGAACTTTTAATTTGCTCGGATGTCGTATTGAAATGTTGCCAAGAGGCTTAGCAAGAAAGAG atatttcagtcgtaaataTCCAATGCAGCTGATAATAAAGAACACCGATGGTCAATCTTCGGAAGAGACATTTACTTTTGTAAATAACAAAGAAGAAAAGCCTCTCAAACGCCCTTCAAGCAGCAAGAGTTTGGATGAGAAACTCTTGGAtagtaaatcaaataaaaatactgatAGCAAGGATAGTTCTTTGGCACCTTCTGGAATGGTGCATCAAAATTCTATTGAATCAATTGATGACCGTTCAGAGCGCAACGGTCAAACCGAACCAGAAAGTGATTTGGACTTTGCAGCTACAGTTCTTAATGCTGAT TTGCAGGGCTTGCAAGAGAATGTCCCAGATGTCGAATTAACTGAGGTCACAGTGCCTTGCGGTGATGAAACACGGATTTTACTCTTTGCTCGAGGAGATCGTGAAAAAGAAGATTG gtATAGACGTTTTGTAGCTGCTAGCGTTGGTGACATAAATGATCAAGACCTTCATTTACCCAATGTCGTTATGGTCTCTGAATCTGATATAAAAGCTGCAGCTAAAGCAGCATCTCAATTACCAGAGACTGCTAag AACAAAGAAGACCCATCAGTTGCAGACGAAACAAATGCTTgcgaaaattttataaaagctgAGAAGCTCAATAATTCAGATAAGCCAAAAAAACGAAATTCCGCTCCTACAGATAAAGCCGAATCAACTGATGCTGAATCTACAGATTGGGAAAAAATTCCCAATGAATCTCCAGGCTCTTGTGGTGATGAGACTTATGAAGGTTTACTTATTAGCACATGTGCAGCTCGAAATCCCATTGAATATATTAGATTTATGGCTCGTTATCag AACGCTTGTAATCAAACACGCATTCCAATTTTTAAAGCTCcaaatttgaagaaacaaaaaacaccaaTAAAA AATCGTCGTGAGAAACGCCAAGAAGATGAACTATGGAAAGGAATTGATCAATCTTTGTTCCTGGGTCCATGCGGTAGTGTTGTATGGGCCAATGTCCTTGTTGGACGTGTTCTCTTCAGTTGCTTAAATGACCCGATTCTCTTAAGTAAAATTCAAGACTTTctacaaaagaaattaagttccatcaaa TTACCTGGTTTTATGGAAGATGTATCTATTACTCAAATTTTTCTGGGCGATACACCACCATTGATACATCGTGTTTCCCAACCAGTGATTGATGAACGTGGAACATGGATCGATGCAGACCTAACATACGAAGGCCTTATGCACATGACAATAACaaccaaattaaatttgttacgtTTGAAGCGACAACATACAAAAGTTGTTGTTTCAGACCCGATGGGATCTTCACCGATAAATGGAATTCCATCGATGGGCAGTTCACCACCTCCAACACTTTCCGAAACCGATCTAGCTGTGAGCAATACTGATCAGCTTATCGATGAAGTTTTAACCAATTGTGCTATCTATGACAGTGATGCTGAGAGTAGTGGTGCTTCAAGTTCTGAAACTGGCAGTCCTACTGTTGGATCTTTAGAAAATGCTTCTTCAGA tactcaatttttcaattcttcacCGGGCAATGCAAAGCgtttattcaaaattgtcgatcgTATTGCTGCTTCCAATCTCTTCCAGTATGCCACAGAATTGTCATACGTCCAAAAAGCTATGGAAAACATGAGCACAAACATTACCTTACGTGTGGATTTGAAGGGTCTAGTTGGCAGAGTTACAATAAACATTCCACCGCCTCCATCAGACCGGATCTGGATGTC ATTCCGTGGACCACCGAGGTTATGGATATCTGCTACCCCAACAGTCGGCGATCACACCTTCGATTGGAGTGTCATAACAAAAGTAATTGAAAGCAAACTTTGCGATGAAGTTAACAAATATCTAGTTTATCCAAATATGATTGATGTAATTGTTCCATTCCTTGGCCAATCTACATATAAGGAATAA
- the LOC129946552 gene encoding uncharacterized protein LOC129946552 isoform X3, whose amino-acid sequence MGAETVFEMKKTSPSDIAKMDSLKIPKGGSSKPPSGSVPITVRFNAGEESLDDIFQSFHNSASGGGGVGGGGGGGGAGDSLSSSPQQQNPDEVNSRNNFLQGNFFNRKRSGSIEGPNSSAASVINTLSSSESNSVGTWKLIKGKVSQAMEDIKSSKSTNQLLGKVDDPDSDQENATINSSISDELSLEAFKCDSDSDIEPDILLEGDVERSRIHRSIAHIKSKVKSRTQAAPIPGNKTSLTINSSNSGSASSVGSIKKDPSPSRGTTPAPSAGQSLRSTFLRKRKKPVVEGAEAAVAATATPSAPTPIVEKKGIIAGKKDVEIESGVEMLEDMVPPVVPSGSSTKPTTTADTDKSDEKPSSSELSSDSVAKSGERKMSATSISPDGTEGAEKLLDENRSSALDVTKSEPHLNVIYVCFKSIPFLSFLTLLIVLCIPSIPDFARGVFSCLLVIVIFSSVFDYAQQLIVSRVCVHGPEKTKFEIPDFKKMPICEIPAVEEHKTVKTYTGWMNEIHSYDPGNYHVSMTKSVYVKLDGSMLRISNTTAHVSKRQMWNEPPIDRKTITFTRHRTFNLLGCRIEMLPRGLARKRYFSRKYPMQLIIKNTDGQSSEETFTFVNNKEEKPLKRPSSSKSLDEKLLDSKSNKNTDSKDSSLAPSGMVHQNSIESIDDRSERNGQTEPESDLDFAATVLNADLQGLQENVPDVELTEVTVPCGDETRILLFARGDREKEDWYRRFVAASVGDINDQDLHLPNVVMVSESDIKAAAKAASQLPETAKNKEDPSVADETNACENFIKAEKLNNSDKPKKRNSAPTDKAESTDAESTDWEKIPNESPGSCGDETYEGLLISTCAARNPIEYIRFMARYQNRREKRQEDELWKGIDQSLFLGPCGSVVWANVLVGRVLFSCLNDPILLSKIQDFLQKKLSSIKLPGFMEDVSITQIFLGDTPPLIHRVSQPVIDERGTWIDADLTYEGLMHMTITTKLNLLRLKRQHTKVVVSDPMGSSPINGIPSMGSSPPPTLSETDLAVSNTDQLIDEVLTNCAIYDSDAESSGASSSETGSPTVGSLENASSDTQFFNSSPGNAKRLFKIVDRIAASNLFQYATELSYVQKAMENMSTNITLRVDLKGLVGRVTINIPPPPSDRIWMSFRGPPRLWISATPTVGDHTFDWSVITKVIESKLCDEVNKYLVYPNMIDVIVPFLGQSTYKE is encoded by the exons GGCAGAAactgtttttgaaatgaaaaagacTTCACCAAGTGACATTGCAAAAATGGATTCACTTAAAATTCCAAAAG GAGGCTCAAGTAAACCACCGTCTGGTAGTGTCCCAATCACAGTACGATTCAATGCTGGCGAGGAAAGCCTCGATGACATATTTCAATCGTTTCACAACAGTGCCAGTGGTGGCGGTGGCGTTGGCGGCGGTGGAGGCGGAGGTGGTGCTGGGGATTCCCTATCAAGCAGCCCCCAACAACAGAAC CCAGATGAAGTCAACTCACGAAATAACTTCCTCCAAGGAAACTTCTTCAATCGCAAAAG ATCTGGTAGTATAGAAGGACCAAACAGTTCAGCGGCAAGTGTAATAAACACTCTATCATCAAGCGAATCAAATTCGGTGGGGACatggaaattaataaaaggaaAAGTCTCACAAGCTAtggaagacataaaatcatccaAAAGCACTAATCAACTTCTAGGAAAAG TTGACGATCCAGATTCAGATCAAGAAAATGCCACAATCAACAGTTCCATAAGTGATGAACTATCATTGGAAGCTTTTAAGTGTGATTCAGATTCTGATATCGAACCGGATATTCTACTCGAAGGTGATGTTGAACGATCTCGTATACATCGTTCCATCGCTCACATAAAATCCAAAGTTAAATCTCGAACCCAAGCAGCTCCCATTCCCGGAAATAAGACTTCACTAACAATAAACAGCAGTAATAGTGGCAGTGCTAGCAGCGTCGGTAGTATCAAAAAAGATCCCAGTCCCAGTCGTGGAACTACTCCGGCACCGTCTGCCGGTCAATCCCTTCGAAGTACATTCTTAAGAAAACGAAAGAAGCCTGTAGTTGAGGGTGCCGAAGCAGCAGTAGCTGCAACTGCCACACCATCAGCCCCAACACCCATTGTTGAAAAAAAGGGTATCATTGCAGGCAAGAAAGATGTTGAAATTGAATCTGGGGTAGAAATGTTAGAGGATATGGTTCCTCCAGTTGTTCCATCAGGCTCTTCCACCAAGCCAACTACTACAGCTGACACAGACAAATCGGATGAGAAACCCTCCTCCAGTGAACTTTCAAGCGATAGCGTTGCCAAGTCTGGAGAACGTAAAATGAGTGCTACATCAATATCTCCTGATGGAACAGAGGGTGCAGAAAAGCTTTTAGATGAAAACCGCTCGTCAGCATTAGATGTGACGAAGTCAGAGCCCCACCTAAATGTTATTTACGTTTGCTTCAAAAGCATTCCATTTTTGTCGTTTTTAACACTTCTAATTGTTCTTTGCATTCCATCGATTCCTGACTTTGCTCGTGGTGTCTTTTCGTGTCTCTTAGTAATTGTAATATTTAGTTCAGTTTTTGACTACGCTCAGCAACTTATTGTATCCCGTGTCTGTGTACACGGACCGGAAAAgactaaatttgaaattcctgACTTCAAGAAAATGCCAATATGTGAAATTCCTGCCGTGGAAGAGCACAAGACTGTCAAAACCTACACCGGATGGATGAATGAGATTCATAGCTATGATCCGGGTAATTATCATGTCTCCATGACTAAATCGGTTTATGTTAAGCTTGATG GATCCATGCTAAGAATTTCAAATACAACAGCACACGTTTCAAAGCGGCAAATGTGGAATGAGCCGCCTATTGATAGAAAGACCATAACATTTACCCGCCATCGAACTTTTAATTTGCTCGGATGTCGTATTGAAATGTTGCCAAGAGGCTTAGCAAGAAAGAG atatttcagtcgtaaataTCCAATGCAGCTGATAATAAAGAACACCGATGGTCAATCTTCGGAAGAGACATTTACTTTTGTAAATAACAAAGAAGAAAAGCCTCTCAAACGCCCTTCAAGCAGCAAGAGTTTGGATGAGAAACTCTTGGAtagtaaatcaaataaaaatactgatAGCAAGGATAGTTCTTTGGCACCTTCTGGAATGGTGCATCAAAATTCTATTGAATCAATTGATGACCGTTCAGAGCGCAACGGTCAAACCGAACCAGAAAGTGATTTGGACTTTGCAGCTACAGTTCTTAATGCTGAT TTGCAGGGCTTGCAAGAGAATGTCCCAGATGTCGAATTAACTGAGGTCACAGTGCCTTGCGGTGATGAAACACGGATTTTACTCTTTGCTCGAGGAGATCGTGAAAAAGAAGATTG gtATAGACGTTTTGTAGCTGCTAGCGTTGGTGACATAAATGATCAAGACCTTCATTTACCCAATGTCGTTATGGTCTCTGAATCTGATATAAAAGCTGCAGCTAAAGCAGCATCTCAATTACCAGAGACTGCTAag AACAAAGAAGACCCATCAGTTGCAGACGAAACAAATGCTTgcgaaaattttataaaagctgAGAAGCTCAATAATTCAGATAAGCCAAAAAAACGAAATTCCGCTCCTACAGATAAAGCCGAATCAACTGATGCTGAATCTACAGATTGGGAAAAAATTCCCAATGAATCTCCAGGCTCTTGTGGTGATGAGACTTATGAAGGTTTACTTATTAGCACATGTGCAGCTCGAAATCCCATTGAATATATTAGATTTATGGCTCGTTATCag AATCGTCGTGAGAAACGCCAAGAAGATGAACTATGGAAAGGAATTGATCAATCTTTGTTCCTGGGTCCATGCGGTAGTGTTGTATGGGCCAATGTCCTTGTTGGACGTGTTCTCTTCAGTTGCTTAAATGACCCGATTCTCTTAAGTAAAATTCAAGACTTTctacaaaagaaattaagttccatcaaa TTACCTGGTTTTATGGAAGATGTATCTATTACTCAAATTTTTCTGGGCGATACACCACCATTGATACATCGTGTTTCCCAACCAGTGATTGATGAACGTGGAACATGGATCGATGCAGACCTAACATACGAAGGCCTTATGCACATGACAATAACaaccaaattaaatttgttacgtTTGAAGCGACAACATACAAAAGTTGTTGTTTCAGACCCGATGGGATCTTCACCGATAAATGGAATTCCATCGATGGGCAGTTCACCACCTCCAACACTTTCCGAAACCGATCTAGCTGTGAGCAATACTGATCAGCTTATCGATGAAGTTTTAACCAATTGTGCTATCTATGACAGTGATGCTGAGAGTAGTGGTGCTTCAAGTTCTGAAACTGGCAGTCCTACTGTTGGATCTTTAGAAAATGCTTCTTCAGA tactcaatttttcaattcttcacCGGGCAATGCAAAGCgtttattcaaaattgtcgatcgTATTGCTGCTTCCAATCTCTTCCAGTATGCCACAGAATTGTCATACGTCCAAAAAGCTATGGAAAACATGAGCACAAACATTACCTTACGTGTGGATTTGAAGGGTCTAGTTGGCAGAGTTACAATAAACATTCCACCGCCTCCATCAGACCGGATCTGGATGTC ATTCCGTGGACCACCGAGGTTATGGATATCTGCTACCCCAACAGTCGGCGATCACACCTTCGATTGGAGTGTCATAACAAAAGTAATTGAAAGCAAACTTTGCGATGAAGTTAACAAATATCTAGTTTATCCAAATATGATTGATGTAATTGTTCCATTCCTTGGCCAATCTACATATAAGGAATAA
- the LOC129946552 gene encoding uncharacterized protein LOC129946552 isoform X2: MKKTSPSDIAKMDSLKIPKGGSSKPPSGSVPITVRFNAGEESLDDIFQSFHNSASGGGGVGGGGGGGGAGDSLSSSPQQQNPDEVNSRNNFLQGNFFNRKRSGSIEGPNSSAASVINTLSSSESNSVGTWKLIKGKVSQAMEDIKSSKSTNQLLGKVDDPDSDQENATINSSISDELSLEAFKCDSDSDIEPDILLEGDVERSRIHRSIAHIKSKVKSRTQAAPIPGNKTSLTINSSNSGSASSVGSIKKDPSPSRGTTPAPSAGQSLRSTFLRKRKKPVVEGAEAAVAATATPSAPTPIVEKKGIIAGKKDVEIESGVEMLEDMVPPVVPSGSSTKPTTTADTDKSDEKPSSSELSSDSVAKSGERKMSATSISPDGTEGAEKLLDENRSSALDVTKSEPHLNVIYVCFKSIPFLSFLTLLIVLCIPSIPDFARGVFSCLLVIVIFSSVFDYAQQLIVSRVCVHGPEKTKFEIPDFKKMPICEIPAVEEHKTVKTYTGWMNEIHSYDPGNYHVSMTKSVYVKLDGSMLRISNTTAHVSKRQMWNEPPIDRKTITFTRHRTFNLLGCRIEMLPRGLARKRYFSRKYPMQLIIKNTDGQSSEETFTFVNNKEEKPLKRPSSSKSLDEKLLDSKSNKNTDSKDSSLAPSGMVHQNSIESIDDRSERNGQTEPESDLDFAATVLNADLQGLQENVPDVELTEVTVPCGDETRILLFARGDREKEDWYRRFVAASVGDINDQDLHLPNVVMVSESDIKAAAKAASQLPETAKNKEDPSVADETNACENFIKAEKLNNSDKPKKRNSAPTDKAESTDAESTDWEKIPNESPGSCGDETYEGLLISTCAARNPIEYIRFMARYQNACNQTRIPIFKAPNLKKQKTPIKNRREKRQEDELWKGIDQSLFLGPCGSVVWANVLVGRVLFSCLNDPILLSKIQDFLQKKLSSIKLPGFMEDVSITQIFLGDTPPLIHRVSQPVIDERGTWIDADLTYEGLMHMTITTKLNLLRLKRQHTKVVVSDPMGSSPINGIPSMGSSPPPTLSETDLAVSNTDQLIDEVLTNCAIYDSDAESSGASSSETGSPTVGSLENASSDTQFFNSSPGNAKRLFKIVDRIAASNLFQYATELSYVQKAMENMSTNITLRVDLKGLVGRVTINIPPPPSDRIWMSFRGPPRLWISATPTVGDHTFDWSVITKVIESKLCDEVNKYLVYPNMIDVIVPFLGQSTYKE, from the exons atgaaaaagacTTCACCAAGTGACATTGCAAAAATGGATTCACTTAAAATTCCAAAAG GAGGCTCAAGTAAACCACCGTCTGGTAGTGTCCCAATCACAGTACGATTCAATGCTGGCGAGGAAAGCCTCGATGACATATTTCAATCGTTTCACAACAGTGCCAGTGGTGGCGGTGGCGTTGGCGGCGGTGGAGGCGGAGGTGGTGCTGGGGATTCCCTATCAAGCAGCCCCCAACAACAGAAC CCAGATGAAGTCAACTCACGAAATAACTTCCTCCAAGGAAACTTCTTCAATCGCAAAAG ATCTGGTAGTATAGAAGGACCAAACAGTTCAGCGGCAAGTGTAATAAACACTCTATCATCAAGCGAATCAAATTCGGTGGGGACatggaaattaataaaaggaaAAGTCTCACAAGCTAtggaagacataaaatcatccaAAAGCACTAATCAACTTCTAGGAAAAG TTGACGATCCAGATTCAGATCAAGAAAATGCCACAATCAACAGTTCCATAAGTGATGAACTATCATTGGAAGCTTTTAAGTGTGATTCAGATTCTGATATCGAACCGGATATTCTACTCGAAGGTGATGTTGAACGATCTCGTATACATCGTTCCATCGCTCACATAAAATCCAAAGTTAAATCTCGAACCCAAGCAGCTCCCATTCCCGGAAATAAGACTTCACTAACAATAAACAGCAGTAATAGTGGCAGTGCTAGCAGCGTCGGTAGTATCAAAAAAGATCCCAGTCCCAGTCGTGGAACTACTCCGGCACCGTCTGCCGGTCAATCCCTTCGAAGTACATTCTTAAGAAAACGAAAGAAGCCTGTAGTTGAGGGTGCCGAAGCAGCAGTAGCTGCAACTGCCACACCATCAGCCCCAACACCCATTGTTGAAAAAAAGGGTATCATTGCAGGCAAGAAAGATGTTGAAATTGAATCTGGGGTAGAAATGTTAGAGGATATGGTTCCTCCAGTTGTTCCATCAGGCTCTTCCACCAAGCCAACTACTACAGCTGACACAGACAAATCGGATGAGAAACCCTCCTCCAGTGAACTTTCAAGCGATAGCGTTGCCAAGTCTGGAGAACGTAAAATGAGTGCTACATCAATATCTCCTGATGGAACAGAGGGTGCAGAAAAGCTTTTAGATGAAAACCGCTCGTCAGCATTAGATGTGACGAAGTCAGAGCCCCACCTAAATGTTATTTACGTTTGCTTCAAAAGCATTCCATTTTTGTCGTTTTTAACACTTCTAATTGTTCTTTGCATTCCATCGATTCCTGACTTTGCTCGTGGTGTCTTTTCGTGTCTCTTAGTAATTGTAATATTTAGTTCAGTTTTTGACTACGCTCAGCAACTTATTGTATCCCGTGTCTGTGTACACGGACCGGAAAAgactaaatttgaaattcctgACTTCAAGAAAATGCCAATATGTGAAATTCCTGCCGTGGAAGAGCACAAGACTGTCAAAACCTACACCGGATGGATGAATGAGATTCATAGCTATGATCCGGGTAATTATCATGTCTCCATGACTAAATCGGTTTATGTTAAGCTTGATG GATCCATGCTAAGAATTTCAAATACAACAGCACACGTTTCAAAGCGGCAAATGTGGAATGAGCCGCCTATTGATAGAAAGACCATAACATTTACCCGCCATCGAACTTTTAATTTGCTCGGATGTCGTATTGAAATGTTGCCAAGAGGCTTAGCAAGAAAGAG atatttcagtcgtaaataTCCAATGCAGCTGATAATAAAGAACACCGATGGTCAATCTTCGGAAGAGACATTTACTTTTGTAAATAACAAAGAAGAAAAGCCTCTCAAACGCCCTTCAAGCAGCAAGAGTTTGGATGAGAAACTCTTGGAtagtaaatcaaataaaaatactgatAGCAAGGATAGTTCTTTGGCACCTTCTGGAATGGTGCATCAAAATTCTATTGAATCAATTGATGACCGTTCAGAGCGCAACGGTCAAACCGAACCAGAAAGTGATTTGGACTTTGCAGCTACAGTTCTTAATGCTGAT TTGCAGGGCTTGCAAGAGAATGTCCCAGATGTCGAATTAACTGAGGTCACAGTGCCTTGCGGTGATGAAACACGGATTTTACTCTTTGCTCGAGGAGATCGTGAAAAAGAAGATTG gtATAGACGTTTTGTAGCTGCTAGCGTTGGTGACATAAATGATCAAGACCTTCATTTACCCAATGTCGTTATGGTCTCTGAATCTGATATAAAAGCTGCAGCTAAAGCAGCATCTCAATTACCAGAGACTGCTAag AACAAAGAAGACCCATCAGTTGCAGACGAAACAAATGCTTgcgaaaattttataaaagctgAGAAGCTCAATAATTCAGATAAGCCAAAAAAACGAAATTCCGCTCCTACAGATAAAGCCGAATCAACTGATGCTGAATCTACAGATTGGGAAAAAATTCCCAATGAATCTCCAGGCTCTTGTGGTGATGAGACTTATGAAGGTTTACTTATTAGCACATGTGCAGCTCGAAATCCCATTGAATATATTAGATTTATGGCTCGTTATCag AACGCTTGTAATCAAACACGCATTCCAATTTTTAAAGCTCcaaatttgaagaaacaaaaaacaccaaTAAAA AATCGTCGTGAGAAACGCCAAGAAGATGAACTATGGAAAGGAATTGATCAATCTTTGTTCCTGGGTCCATGCGGTAGTGTTGTATGGGCCAATGTCCTTGTTGGACGTGTTCTCTTCAGTTGCTTAAATGACCCGATTCTCTTAAGTAAAATTCAAGACTTTctacaaaagaaattaagttccatcaaa TTACCTGGTTTTATGGAAGATGTATCTATTACTCAAATTTTTCTGGGCGATACACCACCATTGATACATCGTGTTTCCCAACCAGTGATTGATGAACGTGGAACATGGATCGATGCAGACCTAACATACGAAGGCCTTATGCACATGACAATAACaaccaaattaaatttgttacgtTTGAAGCGACAACATACAAAAGTTGTTGTTTCAGACCCGATGGGATCTTCACCGATAAATGGAATTCCATCGATGGGCAGTTCACCACCTCCAACACTTTCCGAAACCGATCTAGCTGTGAGCAATACTGATCAGCTTATCGATGAAGTTTTAACCAATTGTGCTATCTATGACAGTGATGCTGAGAGTAGTGGTGCTTCAAGTTCTGAAACTGGCAGTCCTACTGTTGGATCTTTAGAAAATGCTTCTTCAGA tactcaatttttcaattcttcacCGGGCAATGCAAAGCgtttattcaaaattgtcgatcgTATTGCTGCTTCCAATCTCTTCCAGTATGCCACAGAATTGTCATACGTCCAAAAAGCTATGGAAAACATGAGCACAAACATTACCTTACGTGTGGATTTGAAGGGTCTAGTTGGCAGAGTTACAATAAACATTCCACCGCCTCCATCAGACCGGATCTGGATGTC ATTCCGTGGACCACCGAGGTTATGGATATCTGCTACCCCAACAGTCGGCGATCACACCTTCGATTGGAGTGTCATAACAAAAGTAATTGAAAGCAAACTTTGCGATGAAGTTAACAAATATCTAGTTTATCCAAATATGATTGATGTAATTGTTCCATTCCTTGGCCAATCTACATATAAGGAATAA